One window of Paenibacillus sp. FSL K6-3182 genomic DNA carries:
- the ugpC gene encoding sn-glycerol-3-phosphate ABC transporter ATP-binding protein UgpC: MGSITFSHVYKHYKGESRPAVNDFHLSIEEGEFLVLVGPSGCGKSTTLRMLAGLEEITEGDLYIDEKFVNYVSPKDRDIAMVFQNYALYPNLTVYENIALGLKLRKTAKHDIELRVNRVAKILEISHLLERKPSQLSGGQKQRVALGRAIAREPQVFLMDEPLSNLDAKLRAQTRAEIIKLQSDLKRTMVYVTHDQVEAMTMGTRIVVMKDGVIQQVAPPRQLYDEPTNLFVAGFIGSPQMNFMEGSLVLEDGLYYFVNKRIKLLVPERHYAHFAVKSGSLRNCVMGIRPEHVWLKREVANAEEDDFFRCVVEMTEVTGADSYVYVKVGEKTLIGRTEPEIVYHKEEKLVANFNMSKVHFFDEETGVSLAAGGEDR, encoded by the coding sequence GTGGGAAGCATTACGTTTAGCCATGTATATAAGCACTATAAAGGGGAGTCGCGTCCGGCGGTCAACGATTTCCACCTTTCCATTGAGGAGGGGGAATTCCTGGTGCTCGTCGGTCCTTCCGGCTGCGGCAAATCAACAACGCTCCGGATGCTGGCTGGCCTAGAGGAAATCACCGAAGGAGATTTGTACATCGATGAGAAGTTCGTAAATTATGTCTCGCCCAAGGACAGAGATATTGCGATGGTATTTCAGAACTACGCCCTATATCCAAATTTAACCGTTTACGAAAATATCGCGCTAGGACTCAAGCTTCGCAAGACGGCAAAGCACGATATCGAGCTAAGGGTCAACCGTGTGGCGAAAATTTTGGAAATATCGCATCTGCTGGAGCGCAAGCCAAGCCAGCTGTCAGGCGGTCAGAAGCAGCGTGTCGCACTTGGCCGAGCGATAGCAAGGGAGCCGCAAGTGTTCCTCATGGATGAACCGCTGTCGAATCTCGATGCGAAGCTGCGTGCTCAAACAAGGGCGGAGATTATTAAGCTACAGAGCGACCTCAAGCGGACGATGGTCTATGTGACGCATGATCAAGTCGAAGCGATGACAATGGGAACGCGGATTGTCGTTATGAAGGATGGCGTTATCCAGCAGGTTGCCCCGCCTCGCCAGCTTTATGATGAACCGACGAATTTGTTTGTCGCCGGATTTATCGGGTCGCCCCAAATGAATTTTATGGAGGGGAGCCTAGTCTTGGAGGATGGTCTTTATTATTTCGTTAATAAGCGAATAAAGCTGCTCGTTCCAGAACGTCATTATGCGCATTTTGCGGTAAAAAGCGGATCGCTTCGCAACTGTGTGATGGGCATTCGCCCAGAGCATGTATGGCTGAAGCGGGAAGTAGCAAACGCGGAGGAGGATGATTTCTTTCGATGCGTAGTAGAGATGACGGAAGTAACGGGAGCCGATTCGTACGTGTACGTGAAGGTAGGAGAGAAAACGCTCATTGGCAGAACGGAGCCAGAGATCGTTTATCACAAAGAGGAGAAG